A genomic region of Chiroxiphia lanceolata isolate bChiLan1 chromosome 31, bChiLan1.pri, whole genome shotgun sequence contains the following coding sequences:
- the LOC116800120 gene encoding LOW QUALITY PROTEIN: coiled-coil domain-containing protein 22-like (The sequence of the model RefSeq protein was modified relative to this genomic sequence to represent the inferred CDS: inserted 1 base in 1 codon; deleted 1 base in 1 codon) encodes MATKSHLKMQRNAQNLKEMAQKPRQRRPKTELGFGGDVGYQTFLYSXEHDTRRLLLFLVEKLPRDEGERGAEPPGKSGALLRAIGARIREQLGTPWVPPQCRTPRLQRLQGTGRLHPFRTCPLVLPQSGGGPELQEYFGGVAPPVPAQPPQPHGTPPALLETHQAQLSARHDREAEWGAPAWAPPSPPRISWVGSGSRVRLRALEPLRQLCPPRDPPRDPPRGPPWTPPGSGRPLGPGGGPEGPGGGPGGALPKGSRFTRTQHLTRQQDPQTLLQQLPAVTETPQPPPGPEEGEPPPSEEAALEAALARLEAEIEGTRGQLRAAQLGLAQAEAEVQQGRGALGGREDELRVKARAVELLPDAQNNMAKLQLVVESSSRRIVSLAGQWERHRGPLLAQFRQLRALRDSAQRESSLRLAQTRALLQRSRAAAEEARRKETLHAQLVAELEALPRDVSRAVYTQRILEIVGNIRKQKEEIGKILEDTRALQKEINALGGKLERTFSVTDELLFKDAKRDEVVRKAYKYLAALHENCAQLIRTIEDTGTIQREIRDLEEQIEGETSSQPPASLERILSDCRALREENALLAARARHA; translated from the exons gagctgggatttgggggggacGTGGGGTACCAGACCTTCCTGTACA TCGAGCACGACACGCGGCGCCTGCTCCTCTTCCTGGTGGAGAAGCTGCCGCGGGACGAGGGCGAGCGCGGGGCCGAGCCCCCCG GGAAATCGGGGGCTCTGCTCCGAGCCATCGGCGCCCGGATCCGGGAGCAGTTGGGGACC CCCTGGGTGCCCCCCCAGTGCCGGACCCCCCGACTGCAGCGGCTGcag GGCACCGGGCGCCTCCACCCGTTCAGGACCTGTCCCCTGGTGCTGCCCCAGAGCGGGGGGGGCCCGG agctgcaggagtaTTTTGGGGGGGTGGCCCCCCCGGTGCCAgcgcagcccccccagccccacgggACCCCCCCGGCCCTGCTGGAGACCCACCAGGCCCAGCTCAGCGCCCGCCACGACCGCGAGGCAGAGTGGGGGGCCCCGGCCTGGgctcccccctcaccccccag gatTTCGTGGGTCGGAAGCGGCTCCCGGGTTCGGCTCCGGGCTCTGGAGCCcctgaggcagctctgccccccccgggaccccccccgggaccccccccgggGCCCCCCCTGGACCCCTCCTGGCTCCGGGAGGCCTTtggggccgggggggggtcccgagggtcccggggggggtcccgggggggccCTGCCCAAGGGGTCCCGGTTCACCCGCACCCAGCACCTCACCCGGCagcag gacccccagaccctcctgcagcagctccctgcgGTCACCGAGACCCCTCAGCCACCCCCGGGCCCCGAGGA GGGGGAGCCCCCCCCCAGCGAAGAGGCCGCCCTGGAGGCCGCCCTGGCCCGGCTGGAGGCCGAGATCGAGGGCACCCGGGGGCAGCTCCGGGCGGCCCAGCTCGGCCTGGCCCAG gcagaggcCGAGGTGCAGCAGGgccggggggctctggggggccGTGAGGACGAGCTGAGGGTCAAGGccagggctgtggagctgctcccgGACGCCCAGAACAACATGGCCAAGCTGCAG CTGGTGGTGGAGTCGAGCAGCCGCCGTATCGTGAGCCTGGCGGGGCAGTGGGAGCGGCACCGGGGGCCCCTCCTGGCCCAGTTCCGGCAGCTCCGAGCCCTCCGGGACTCTGCCCAG CGCGAGTCCTCGCTCCGCCTGGCCCAGACCCGGGCGCTGCTCCAGCGCAGCCGCGCGGCCGCCGAGGAGGCCCGGAGGAAAGAGACCCTGCACGCCCagctg gTGGCCGAGCTGGAGGCGCTGCCCCGGGACGTGTCGCGGGCCGTGTACACCCAGCGCATCCTGGAGATCGTGGGCAACATCCGCAAGCAGAAGGAGGAGATCGGCAag ATCCTGGAGGACACTCGGGCGCTGCAGAAGGAGATCAACGCCCTGGGGGGGAAACTGGAGAGAACCTTCAGCGTCACCGACGAGCTGCTCTTCAAg gacGCCAAGAGGGACGAGGTGGTGAGAAAAGCCTACAAGTACCTGGCGGCCCTGCACGAG AACTGTGCCCAGCTGATCCGGACCATCGAGGACACCGGGACCATCCAGAGGGAGATCCGGGACCTGGAGGagcag ATCGAGGGGGAGACGAGCTCCCAGCCCCCCGCCAGCCTGGAGCGGATCCTCAGCGACTGCCGCGCGCTGCGCGAGGAGAACGCGCTGCTGGCGGCCCGGGCGCGCCACGCCTGA
- the LOC116800153 gene encoding LOW QUALITY PROTEIN: forkhead box protein P3-like (The sequence of the model RefSeq protein was modified relative to this genomic sequence to represent the inferred CDS: deleted 1 base in 1 codon) — MSPEELGLTLPMSPEEPGPAPGEPRQRRPPRPPQDRPTVLTRVEGGPPRRTQVPPEGGSCPPLLHVPHPGVLVMRPRLPPAHGLPGFEWGPKDPPGRDRDPSPSPAGSDPPPPPPGAAQPPRAPRCEPGEVAQCLRQLERIQELEQQLARERHRLGLLQAQLLRRGPPGKGQAGPPPIWGPPAPPEAGGDPEMPLTPPGHPWEHGGLCPELEYYRLSTARPPYTYATLIRWAILEAPQRQRPLAEIYHWFSRHFGFFRHNTRTWKNAVRHNLSLHKCFVRVEAARGAVWTVDEAEFRRKRGQRYPRDCDLKCFVPPRR, encoded by the exons ATGAGTCCTGAGGAGCTGGGACTCACCCTCCCAATGTCACCCGAGGAGCCTGGACCGGCCCCTGGTGAGCCCAG gcagcgccgccccccccgccccccccagGACCGGCCCACGGTGCTGACCCGCGTGGAGGGGGGGCCCCCCCGGCGCACACAG GTGCCGCCCGAGGGGGGGTCGTGCCCCCCCCTGCTGCACGTGCCCCACCCCGGGGTGTTGGTGATGCGGCCGCGGCTCCCCCCGGCACACG GTCTCCCCGGGTTCGAGTGGGGTCCCAAAGACCCCCCCGGCCGGGACCGGGACCCTTCGCCCTCCCCCGCCGGCAGCgac ccccccccgccgccccccggggCCGCGCAGCCCCCCAG ggccccccgGTGCGAGCCCGGGGAGGTGGCGCAGTGTCTGCGGCAGCTGGAGAGgatccaggagctggagcagcag cTGGCCCGGGAGCGGCACcgcctggggctgctgcaggcacagctgctgaggagg GGCCCCCCCGGGAAGGGCCAGGCTGGGCCCCCCCCAATTTGgggccccccggccccccccgaGGCAGGGGGGGACCCCGAGATGCCGCTGACCCCCCCCGGGCACCCCTGGGAGCACGGGGGGCTCTGCCCAG AACTGGAGTATTATCGGCTCAGCACCGCCCGGCCCCCCTACACCTACGCCACGCTCATCCGATGG GCGATCCTGGAGGCCCCGCAGCGGCAGCGCCCCCTGGCGGAGATTTACCACTGGTTCAGCCGCCATTTTGGGTTCTTCCGGCACAACACCCGGACATGGAAG aACGCCGTGAGGCACAACCTGAGCCTGCACAAGTGCTTCGTGCGGGTGGAGGCGGCCAGAGGAGCCGTGTGGACGGTGGACGAGGCCGAGTTCCGCAGGAAACGGGGCCAGCGCTACCCCAG GGACTGTGACCTCAAGTGCTTTGTGCCCCCACGGCGCTGA
- the LOC116800167 gene encoding proline-rich receptor-like protein kinase PERK4, which produces MRSPPPPEPGTEPDPSPTPPPDAESPPPAQAAEDEAVARELEQLYLSHLRRLRGGGDPGDSDPPPRNGGGPPLPERAPNTSLAQEMALRYEGGGRCSPPVLLGRGGGRLEGALVVPARPPRGRGGAGGLGGALRGCGVVLALAVLVPVAWGGDGGGPTAALALGLYLALAWLT; this is translated from the exons ATgcgcagcccccccccccccgagcccggCACAG aGCCTGACCCTTCCCCAACGCCCCCCCCGGACGCGGAGTCACCGCCCCCGGCACAG GCCGCCGAGGACGAGGCGGTGGCTcgggagctggagcagctctacCTGTCCCACCTGCGCCGGCTGCGGGGGGGGGGCGACCCCGGCGACAGCGACCCCCCCCCGCGGAACGGGGGGGGCCCCCCTCTCCCCGAGCGGGCCCCCAACACGTCGCTGGCCCAGGAGATGGCCCTGCGCTACGAGGGGGGGGGTCGCTGCAGCCCCCcggtgctgctgggcagggggggGGGCCGGCTGGAGGGGGCGCTGGTGGTGCCCGCGCGGcccccccggggcagggggggcgCGGGTGGGTTGGGGGGGGCCCTGCGGGGCTGCGGGGTGGTCCTGGCCTTGGCCGTGCTGGTGCCCGTGGCCtgggggggggacggggggggtcCCACGGCCGCGCTGGCCCTGGGGCTGTACCTGGCGCTGGCCTGGCTCACGTga